The uncultured Desulfobulbus sp. genome window below encodes:
- a CDS encoding chemotaxis protein CheW: protein MVEANNIEMNQYLTFKLKDEVFGLAIGQVREVLDFTNITKVPRTPEYMRGVINLRGSVVPVVDLHLKFGLEQTEKTVNTCIIIVEINMDGEITVLGALADSVQEVVELEPEQIEPAPKIGTKLNTEFIKGMGKRDEEFIILLDIDKVFSNEELMQVQRTESPAQEVS, encoded by the coding sequence ATGGTTGAAGCAAACAACATTGAGATGAACCAATACCTCACCTTCAAACTGAAGGATGAAGTATTTGGGCTCGCCATCGGCCAAGTTCGGGAGGTTCTCGACTTCACCAACATCACCAAGGTTCCCCGCACTCCAGAATATATGCGGGGGGTGATCAATTTGCGAGGCTCGGTGGTCCCGGTGGTTGATCTCCACCTCAAATTTGGCCTGGAACAGACCGAAAAAACGGTCAATACCTGTATCATCATCGTGGAAATCAACATGGATGGTGAGATTACCGTTCTTGGTGCCCTGGCAGATTCAGTCCAGGAGGTGGTCGAGCTGGAACCGGAACAAATTGAACCGGCCCCCAAGATCGGGACCAAACTCAACACGGAGTTCATCAAGGGGATGGGGAAACGAGATGAGGAATTTATCATCCTCCTGGATATCGACAAGGTCTTCAGCAACGAAGAGTTGATGCAGGTCCAGAGAACTGAGTCACCAGCCCAAGAAGTATCCTGA